One stretch of Lemur catta isolate mLemCat1 chromosome 2, mLemCat1.pri, whole genome shotgun sequence DNA includes these proteins:
- the TAF8 gene encoding transcription initiation factor TFIID subunit 8 isoform X3: MADAAAAAGAGGSGTRSGSKQSTNPADNYHLARRRTLQVVVSSLLTEAGFESAEKASVETLTEMLQSYISEIGRSAKSYCEHTARTQPTLSDIVVTLVEMGFNVDTLPAYAKRSQRMVITAPPVTNQPVTPKALTAGQNRPHPPHIPSHFPEFPDPHTYIKTPTYREPVSDYQVLREKAASQRRDVERALTRFMAKTGETQSLFKDDVSTFPLIAARPFSIPYLTALLPSELEMQQMEETDSSEQDEQTDTENLTLHISTDDSGAEKENTSVLQQNPSLSGSRNGEENIIDNPYLRPVKKPKIRRKKSLS; encoded by the exons ATGGCCGACGCGGCGGCCGCGGCCGGGGCCGGCGGCTCCGGAACG AGATCAGGAAGTAAACAGTCTACTAATCCGGCTGATAACTACCATCTGGCCCGGAGGAGAACACTGCAGGTGGTTGTGAGCTCCTTGCTCACAGAGGCAGGGTTTGAGAGTGCCGAAAAAGCATCCGTGGAGACATTGACAGAGATGCTGCAGAGCT ACATTTCAGAAATTGGGAGGAGTGCCAAGTCATACTGTGAGCACACAGCCAGGACTCAGCCCACACTGTCGGATATCGTGGTCACGCTTGTTGAGATGG gTTTCAATGTGGACACTCTCCCAGCTTATGCAAAACGGTCTCAGAGGATGGTCATCACTGCTC CTCCAGTGACCAATCAGCCAGTGACCCCCAAGGCCCTCACTGCAGGGCAGAACCGACCCCACCCGCCACACATCCCCAGCCACTTTCCTGAGTTCCCTGATCCCCACACCTACATCAAAACTCCG ACTTACCGTGAGCCTGTGTCGGACTACCAGGTCCTGCGGGAGAAGGCCGCATCCCAGAGGCGCGATGTGGAGCGGGCACTCACCCGTTTCATGGCCAAGACAGGAGAGACCCAGAGTCTTTTCAAAGATGATGTCAGCACGTTTCCAT TGATTGCTGCCAGACCTTTCAGCATCCCCTACCTGACAGCTCTTCTTCCGTCTGAGCTGGAGATGCAACAAATGGAAGAGACGGATTCCTCGGAGCAAGATGagcagacagacacagagaacCTCACTCTTCATATCAGCACG GACGATTCTGGAGCCGAGAAGGAGAACACTTCTGTCCTGCAGCAGAACCCCTCCTTGTCAGGAAGCCGGAATGGGGAGGAGAACATCATTGATAACCCTTATCTGCGACCTGTGAAGAAACCCAAGATCCGCAGGAAGAA GTCCCTGTCGTGA
- the TAF8 gene encoding transcription initiation factor TFIID subunit 8 isoform X5 translates to MRELCDCILVLCMKLSLWAADSQRSGSKQSTNPADNYHLARRRTLQVVVSSLLTEAGFESAEKASVETLTEMLQSYISEIGRSAKSYCEHTARTQPTLSDIVVTLVEMGFNVDTLPAYAKRSQRMVITAPPVTNQPVTPKALTAGQNRPHPPHIPSHFPEFPDPHTYIKTPTYREPVSDYQVLREKAASQRRDVERALTRFMAKTGETQSLFKDDVSTFPLIAARPFSIPYLTALLPSELEMQQMEETDSSEQDEQTDTENLTLHISTARTETSC, encoded by the exons ATGCGGGAACTGTGTGATTGCATCCTTGTCCTATGCATGAAACTCTCTCTCTGGGCGGCTGATTCACAGAGATCAGGAAGTAAACAGTCTACTAATCCGGCTGATAACTACCATCTGGCCCGGAGGAGAACACTGCAGGTGGTTGTGAGCTCCTTGCTCACAGAGGCAGGGTTTGAGAGTGCCGAAAAAGCATCCGTGGAGACATTGACAGAGATGCTGCAGAGCT ACATTTCAGAAATTGGGAGGAGTGCCAAGTCATACTGTGAGCACACAGCCAGGACTCAGCCCACACTGTCGGATATCGTGGTCACGCTTGTTGAGATGG gTTTCAATGTGGACACTCTCCCAGCTTATGCAAAACGGTCTCAGAGGATGGTCATCACTGCTC CTCCAGTGACCAATCAGCCAGTGACCCCCAAGGCCCTCACTGCAGGGCAGAACCGACCCCACCCGCCACACATCCCCAGCCACTTTCCTGAGTTCCCTGATCCCCACACCTACATCAAAACTCCG ACTTACCGTGAGCCTGTGTCGGACTACCAGGTCCTGCGGGAGAAGGCCGCATCCCAGAGGCGCGATGTGGAGCGGGCACTCACCCGTTTCATGGCCAAGACAGGAGAGACCCAGAGTCTTTTCAAAGATGATGTCAGCACGTTTCCAT TGATTGCTGCCAGACCTTTCAGCATCCCCTACCTGACAGCTCTTCTTCCGTCTGAGCTGGAGATGCAACAAATGGAAGAGACGGATTCCTCGGAGCAAGATGagcagacagacacagagaacCTCACTCTTCATATCAGCACG
- the TAF8 gene encoding transcription initiation factor TFIID subunit 8 isoform X2, which produces MRELCDCILVLCMKLSLWAADSQRSGSKQSTNPADNYHLARRRTLQVVVSSLLTEAGFESAEKASVETLTEMLQSYISEIGRSAKSYCEHTARTQPTLSDIVVTLVEMGFNVDTLPAYAKRSQRMVITAPPVTNQPVTPKALTAGQNRPHPPHIPSHFPEFPDPHTYIKTPTYREPVSDYQVLREKAASQRRDVERALTRFMAKTGETQSLFKDDVSTFPLIAARPFSIPYLTALLPSELEMQQMEETDSSEQDEQTDTENLTLHISTDDSGAEKENTSVLQQNPSLSGSRNGEENIIDNPYLRPVKKPKIRRKK; this is translated from the exons ATGCGGGAACTGTGTGATTGCATCCTTGTCCTATGCATGAAACTCTCTCTCTGGGCGGCTGATTCACAGAGATCAGGAAGTAAACAGTCTACTAATCCGGCTGATAACTACCATCTGGCCCGGAGGAGAACACTGCAGGTGGTTGTGAGCTCCTTGCTCACAGAGGCAGGGTTTGAGAGTGCCGAAAAAGCATCCGTGGAGACATTGACAGAGATGCTGCAGAGCT ACATTTCAGAAATTGGGAGGAGTGCCAAGTCATACTGTGAGCACACAGCCAGGACTCAGCCCACACTGTCGGATATCGTGGTCACGCTTGTTGAGATGG gTTTCAATGTGGACACTCTCCCAGCTTATGCAAAACGGTCTCAGAGGATGGTCATCACTGCTC CTCCAGTGACCAATCAGCCAGTGACCCCCAAGGCCCTCACTGCAGGGCAGAACCGACCCCACCCGCCACACATCCCCAGCCACTTTCCTGAGTTCCCTGATCCCCACACCTACATCAAAACTCCG ACTTACCGTGAGCCTGTGTCGGACTACCAGGTCCTGCGGGAGAAGGCCGCATCCCAGAGGCGCGATGTGGAGCGGGCACTCACCCGTTTCATGGCCAAGACAGGAGAGACCCAGAGTCTTTTCAAAGATGATGTCAGCACGTTTCCAT TGATTGCTGCCAGACCTTTCAGCATCCCCTACCTGACAGCTCTTCTTCCGTCTGAGCTGGAGATGCAACAAATGGAAGAGACGGATTCCTCGGAGCAAGATGagcagacagacacagagaacCTCACTCTTCATATCAGCACG GACGATTCTGGAGCCGAGAAGGAGAACACTTCTGTCCTGCAGCAGAACCCCTCCTTGTCAGGAAGCCGGAATGGGGAGGAGAACATCATTGATAACCCTTATCTGCGACCTGTGAAGAAACCCAAGATCCGCAGGAAGAAGTGA
- the TAF8 gene encoding transcription initiation factor TFIID subunit 8 isoform X4 produces MADAAAAAGAGGSGTRSGSKQSTNPADNYHLARRRTLQVVVSSLLTEAGFESAEKASVETLTEMLQSYISEIGRSAKSYCEHTARTQPTLSDIVVTLVEMGFNVDTLPAYAKRSQRMVITAPPVTNQPVTPKALTAGQNRPHPPHIPSHFPEFPDPHTYIKTPTYREPVSDYQVLREKAASQRRDVERALTRFMAKTGETQSLFKDDVSTFPLIAARPFSIPYLTALLPSELEMQQMEETDSSEQDEQTDTENLTLHISTDDSGAEKENTSVLQQNPSLSGSRNGEENIIDNPYLRPVKKPKIRRKK; encoded by the exons ATGGCCGACGCGGCGGCCGCGGCCGGGGCCGGCGGCTCCGGAACG AGATCAGGAAGTAAACAGTCTACTAATCCGGCTGATAACTACCATCTGGCCCGGAGGAGAACACTGCAGGTGGTTGTGAGCTCCTTGCTCACAGAGGCAGGGTTTGAGAGTGCCGAAAAAGCATCCGTGGAGACATTGACAGAGATGCTGCAGAGCT ACATTTCAGAAATTGGGAGGAGTGCCAAGTCATACTGTGAGCACACAGCCAGGACTCAGCCCACACTGTCGGATATCGTGGTCACGCTTGTTGAGATGG gTTTCAATGTGGACACTCTCCCAGCTTATGCAAAACGGTCTCAGAGGATGGTCATCACTGCTC CTCCAGTGACCAATCAGCCAGTGACCCCCAAGGCCCTCACTGCAGGGCAGAACCGACCCCACCCGCCACACATCCCCAGCCACTTTCCTGAGTTCCCTGATCCCCACACCTACATCAAAACTCCG ACTTACCGTGAGCCTGTGTCGGACTACCAGGTCCTGCGGGAGAAGGCCGCATCCCAGAGGCGCGATGTGGAGCGGGCACTCACCCGTTTCATGGCCAAGACAGGAGAGACCCAGAGTCTTTTCAAAGATGATGTCAGCACGTTTCCAT TGATTGCTGCCAGACCTTTCAGCATCCCCTACCTGACAGCTCTTCTTCCGTCTGAGCTGGAGATGCAACAAATGGAAGAGACGGATTCCTCGGAGCAAGATGagcagacagacacagagaacCTCACTCTTCATATCAGCACG GACGATTCTGGAGCCGAGAAGGAGAACACTTCTGTCCTGCAGCAGAACCCCTCCTTGTCAGGAAGCCGGAATGGGGAGGAGAACATCATTGATAACCCTTATCTGCGACCTGTGAAGAAACCCAAGATCCGCAGGAAGAAGTGA
- the TAF8 gene encoding transcription initiation factor TFIID subunit 8 isoform X1, with the protein MRELCDCILVLCMKLSLWAADSQRSGSKQSTNPADNYHLARRRTLQVVVSSLLTEAGFESAEKASVETLTEMLQSYISEIGRSAKSYCEHTARTQPTLSDIVVTLVEMGFNVDTLPAYAKRSQRMVITAPPVTNQPVTPKALTAGQNRPHPPHIPSHFPEFPDPHTYIKTPTYREPVSDYQVLREKAASQRRDVERALTRFMAKTGETQSLFKDDVSTFPLIAARPFSIPYLTALLPSELEMQQMEETDSSEQDEQTDTENLTLHISTDDSGAEKENTSVLQQNPSLSGSRNGEENIIDNPYLRPVKKPKIRRKKSLS; encoded by the exons ATGCGGGAACTGTGTGATTGCATCCTTGTCCTATGCATGAAACTCTCTCTCTGGGCGGCTGATTCACAGAGATCAGGAAGTAAACAGTCTACTAATCCGGCTGATAACTACCATCTGGCCCGGAGGAGAACACTGCAGGTGGTTGTGAGCTCCTTGCTCACAGAGGCAGGGTTTGAGAGTGCCGAAAAAGCATCCGTGGAGACATTGACAGAGATGCTGCAGAGCT ACATTTCAGAAATTGGGAGGAGTGCCAAGTCATACTGTGAGCACACAGCCAGGACTCAGCCCACACTGTCGGATATCGTGGTCACGCTTGTTGAGATGG gTTTCAATGTGGACACTCTCCCAGCTTATGCAAAACGGTCTCAGAGGATGGTCATCACTGCTC CTCCAGTGACCAATCAGCCAGTGACCCCCAAGGCCCTCACTGCAGGGCAGAACCGACCCCACCCGCCACACATCCCCAGCCACTTTCCTGAGTTCCCTGATCCCCACACCTACATCAAAACTCCG ACTTACCGTGAGCCTGTGTCGGACTACCAGGTCCTGCGGGAGAAGGCCGCATCCCAGAGGCGCGATGTGGAGCGGGCACTCACCCGTTTCATGGCCAAGACAGGAGAGACCCAGAGTCTTTTCAAAGATGATGTCAGCACGTTTCCAT TGATTGCTGCCAGACCTTTCAGCATCCCCTACCTGACAGCTCTTCTTCCGTCTGAGCTGGAGATGCAACAAATGGAAGAGACGGATTCCTCGGAGCAAGATGagcagacagacacagagaacCTCACTCTTCATATCAGCACG GACGATTCTGGAGCCGAGAAGGAGAACACTTCTGTCCTGCAGCAGAACCCCTCCTTGTCAGGAAGCCGGAATGGGGAGGAGAACATCATTGATAACCCTTATCTGCGACCTGTGAAGAAACCCAAGATCCGCAGGAAGAA GTCCCTGTCGTGA